One window from the genome of Spiractinospora alimapuensis encodes:
- a CDS encoding neutral zinc metallopeptidase, which yields MDDGSRGSPAGDGSPVRWRGRAALLWGGLGAFSIAVVVAGLALLVPTANVASTPQDTTSPRDFAPAADEAPGGSARNPLYDSSVPDAIDCPIPNLDPRSRESWEPFVDRVGGCLEDVWRPALEDLGEVPEPPLVTLEEGAGPQAQENGDGTEGTDSDAAGPTAEENWQTLASYHHGEITVMLGSVTSLAAAMADSDEEAVWLTLIAHEYAHYLQENAGILEHAWSLEQETDSEEEATEIRRRGELQADCLAGVALRSLGYEDEATIATVTTSLLGGDSPTHGSSDNRRRWLMLGWHAETLSDCNTYAAEPDFVR from the coding sequence GTGGACGACGGCTCACGTGGTTCCCCGGCGGGAGACGGATCGCCGGTTCGGTGGCGAGGGCGGGCCGCGCTGTTGTGGGGCGGGCTGGGCGCCTTTTCGATCGCGGTCGTCGTCGCGGGCCTGGCCCTGTTGGTCCCCACGGCCAACGTCGCCTCGACCCCCCAGGACACCACCTCCCCTCGGGACTTCGCACCCGCGGCCGACGAGGCGCCTGGCGGGTCGGCGCGCAATCCGTTGTACGACTCCTCCGTTCCCGACGCGATCGACTGCCCGATCCCGAACCTGGACCCACGGTCCAGGGAGTCCTGGGAACCGTTCGTGGACCGTGTGGGTGGGTGCCTCGAGGACGTGTGGCGACCCGCGCTGGAGGACCTCGGAGAGGTACCCGAACCACCCCTGGTGACACTGGAGGAGGGCGCCGGCCCCCAGGCCCAGGAGAACGGCGACGGCACGGAGGGTACCGACTCCGATGCCGCGGGGCCCACGGCCGAGGAGAACTGGCAGACCCTGGCCTCCTACCACCACGGTGAGATCACCGTCATGCTCGGCAGCGTCACCTCGCTGGCGGCAGCCATGGCCGACTCCGACGAGGAGGCCGTCTGGCTGACGCTCATCGCACATGAATACGCGCACTACCTGCAGGAGAACGCCGGCATCCTGGAACACGCCTGGTCGTTGGAACAGGAGACGGACTCCGAAGAGGAGGCGACGGAGATCCGCCGGCGCGGGGAGCTACAGGCCGACTGTCTCGCCGGCGTCGCCCTACGTTCCCTCGGCTACGAGGACGAGGCCACGATCGCGACCGTCACGACGTCCCTGCTTGGTGGCGACTCCCCCACCCACGGCAGCTCCGACAATCGACGTCGGTGGCTGATGCTCGGCTGGCACGCCGAGACGCTCTCTGACTGCAACACCTACGCCGCGGAACCCGATTTCGTTCGCTGA
- a CDS encoding inositol-3-phosphate synthase: MAPSQSVDPKFADHRYGVWLIGARGSVATTAIAGAAALRHTLADDTGLVTRTPGFPQHALPDVARLVFGGHEHGAGAGTTLTKRAEHLARAGVLPPDLPAAIRADLEDADANIVDGVARGHGQEHPSDGLDRLRDDIGRFARERGLRDVVVINLASTEPPTPQRPEFASLDALTAATRSGAHVLPASARYAHAAFSAGFGYVNFTPSVGAGIPALAELAARNHVPYAGSDGKTGETLLKSVLAPMFASRHLRVRSWSGTNLLGGGDGASLADPETAASKLASKGGLVSSLLGYPVDAPLHIDHVADLGEWKTAWDHISFAGFLGASMSLQFTWQGLDSALAAPLVLDLARLMVAANAHGRSGPVPELAYFFKDPIDTSVHDLATQATMVRQFAERLGSTPGRAR, encoded by the coding sequence ATGGCCCCCTCCCAATCCGTCGACCCCAAATTCGCCGACCACCGCTATGGCGTTTGGCTGATCGGTGCCCGCGGTTCGGTGGCCACCACCGCGATCGCCGGAGCGGCCGCACTGCGCCACACGTTGGCCGACGACACCGGACTCGTCACTCGGACACCGGGATTCCCCCAACACGCGCTCCCCGACGTCGCGCGGCTGGTGTTCGGTGGCCACGAGCACGGCGCGGGGGCGGGCACCACCCTGACGAAACGGGCCGAGCACCTGGCCCGAGCCGGCGTGCTGCCACCGGATCTTCCGGCCGCGATCCGCGCCGACCTCGAGGACGCCGACGCGAACATCGTCGACGGCGTCGCCCGCGGACACGGTCAGGAGCACCCGAGCGACGGGCTGGACCGCCTGCGAGACGACATCGGCCGTTTCGCGCGGGAGCGGGGGCTGCGCGACGTCGTGGTCATCAACCTGGCCTCGACCGAACCCCCCACCCCCCAACGCCCGGAGTTCGCCAGTCTGGACGCGCTCACGGCGGCGACGCGTTCGGGCGCGCACGTCCTACCCGCCAGCGCGCGGTACGCGCACGCGGCCTTCTCCGCCGGTTTCGGCTACGTCAACTTCACACCGTCGGTCGGTGCCGGGATCCCAGCCCTGGCCGAACTCGCGGCGCGTAACCACGTTCCCTATGCCGGCAGCGACGGCAAGACCGGCGAGACATTGCTCAAATCCGTACTCGCCCCTATGTTCGCCTCCCGCCACCTACGGGTTCGGTCGTGGTCGGGCACCAACCTCCTCGGCGGCGGTGACGGCGCGAGTCTCGCCGACCCTGAGACCGCGGCGAGCAAGTTGGCGTCCAAGGGCGGCCTCGTCTCGTCCTTGCTCGGATACCCGGTCGACGCCCCGCTGCACATCGACCACGTGGCCGATCTGGGCGAATGGAAGACCGCGTGGGACCACATCTCCTTCGCCGGATTCCTCGGTGCCTCGATGTCGCTGCAGTTCACCTGGCAGGGCCTGGACTCGGCCCTCGCGGCGCCCCTGGTGCTGGACCTGGCCCGCCTCATGGTCGCCGCGAACGCCCACGGACGATCAGGCCCGGTCCCCGAGCTCGCCTATTTCTTCAAGGACCCGATCGACACCTCCGTGCACGACCTCGCGACGCAGGCCACGATGGTTCGCCAGTTCGCCGAACGGCTCGGATCCACGCCCGGGAGGGCCCGATGA
- a CDS encoding tetratricopeptide repeat protein, which produces MGGVRRALREAWTLLPRQLDFVRFHQTPPATTPAPRRSPTERVRLLEETLEEYLDTLGPWHHRTIAARNNLAAAYVQRGRNADAAAEFERALADCRQVLGEGAQQTDVIAENLAYCYEDAARWEDAAALWEKLVQYRTSRLGTTAQETVTARMGLAHAYRRTGQVDAAVAHAERAVDDAEGADGERVEQLRIGLARAYRDAGQLDAGIRQLRMVYARRRQRLGAAHADTLGLRHRLGRWQHKAGHSEEAASTLHGAYRVALSSSGDPEIRLIALRIRRDLARTHRDLGRDLGDLR; this is translated from the coding sequence ATGGGCGGAGTGCGACGCGCGCTGCGAGAAGCCTGGACGCTGTTGCCACGTCAGCTCGATTTCGTCCGGTTCCACCAGACCCCGCCCGCCACGACTCCGGCACCGCGCCGCTCCCCCACCGAGCGGGTGCGCCTCTTGGAGGAGACGCTGGAGGAGTACCTGGACACGCTGGGACCCTGGCACCACCGCACGATCGCCGCGCGCAACAACCTCGCGGCCGCCTACGTCCAGCGCGGGCGCAACGCCGACGCCGCCGCGGAGTTCGAGCGCGCTCTGGCCGACTGCCGCCAGGTGCTGGGTGAGGGGGCCCAGCAGACGGACGTCATCGCGGAGAACCTCGCCTACTGCTATGAGGACGCGGCCCGGTGGGAGGACGCGGCGGCCCTGTGGGAGAAGCTGGTGCAGTACCGCACCTCCCGTCTGGGCACGACGGCCCAGGAGACCGTGACGGCCCGGATGGGCCTGGCGCACGCCTACCGTCGTACCGGGCAGGTCGACGCCGCGGTCGCCCACGCCGAACGCGCTGTCGACGACGCCGAGGGCGCGGACGGCGAACGAGTGGAGCAACTGCGGATCGGGCTTGCCCGTGCCTACCGGGACGCCGGCCAACTCGACGCCGGTATCCGCCAGTTGCGCATGGTCTACGCTCGCCGTCGCCAGCGCCTCGGTGCCGCCCACGCCGACACCCTTGGCCTGCGCCACCGGCTGGGACGCTGGCAGCACAAGGCGGGGCACAGCGAGGAGGCGGCGTCCACCCTGCACGGGGCCTACCGCGTCGCGCTCTCCTCCTCGGGTGACCCCGAGATCCGCCTCATCGCCCTTCGAATCCGCCGTGACCTCGCCCGAACCCACCGGGACCTGGGTCGCGACCTCGGCGACCTCCGATAG
- a CDS encoding thiolase family protein yields MPRTAREVVFVDGARTPFGKAGKGQYSETRADDMVVRVIRELLRRNPALPPERVDEVAIAATTQIGDQGLTIGRSAALLAGLPRSVPGYAIDRMCAGAMTALTTTSASISFGAYDVAIAGGVEHMGRHPMGEGIDPNPRFLAEKLVDPSALVMGNTAENLHDRFPSITRQRADAYAAHSQEKVAKAYADGKLQPDLVATAVRSAERGYGLATVDEPPRPGTTVGDLAGLKTPFRPHGNVTAGNAAGLNDGATGAIVAAEDVAAELGLSAKMRLVDFSFAGVEPEVMGVGPVPATERLLRRTGLTMDQIGLIEINEAFAVQVLAFLEHFDIADDDHRVNPWGGAIALGHPLASSGVRLMMQLSRQFEERPDVRYGITTMCVGLGMGGTVLWENTAWQGEAK; encoded by the coding sequence GTGCCGCGAACCGCCCGTGAAGTCGTCTTCGTCGACGGGGCACGCACCCCGTTTGGCAAGGCGGGCAAGGGCCAGTACTCCGAGACGCGCGCCGACGACATGGTCGTCCGTGTCATCCGCGAACTCCTGCGCCGTAACCCGGCCCTACCCCCCGAGCGCGTCGACGAGGTCGCCATCGCCGCGACCACACAGATCGGGGACCAGGGCTTGACGATCGGCCGCAGCGCGGCGCTGCTGGCCGGACTCCCCCGATCCGTCCCCGGATACGCGATCGACCGCATGTGCGCGGGGGCCATGACCGCCCTCACCACCACGTCGGCGAGCATCTCCTTCGGCGCCTACGACGTCGCCATCGCCGGTGGCGTCGAGCACATGGGCCGCCACCCGATGGGCGAGGGCATCGATCCCAATCCACGGTTCCTGGCCGAGAAGCTCGTCGATCCCTCCGCGCTGGTGATGGGGAACACCGCGGAGAACCTGCACGACCGGTTCCCGTCCATCACCCGCCAGCGGGCCGACGCCTACGCGGCCCACAGCCAGGAGAAGGTGGCCAAGGCCTACGCGGACGGCAAGTTGCAGCCCGACCTCGTCGCGACCGCGGTCCGCTCCGCCGAACGGGGATACGGTCTCGCCACCGTCGACGAACCGCCGCGGCCGGGGACCACCGTCGGGGACCTCGCGGGACTCAAGACGCCGTTCCGTCCGCACGGGAACGTCACCGCGGGCAACGCGGCCGGCCTCAACGACGGGGCGACCGGAGCCATCGTCGCCGCCGAGGACGTGGCCGCGGAGCTTGGCCTGAGCGCCAAGATGCGCCTGGTCGACTTCTCCTTCGCCGGGGTGGAGCCCGAGGTGATGGGGGTCGGTCCCGTCCCCGCGACCGAACGCCTGCTCCGCCGCACCGGGCTGACCATGGACCAGATCGGCCTCATCGAGATCAACGAGGCGTTCGCGGTGCAGGTGCTGGCCTTCCTGGAGCACTTCGACATCGCCGACGACGACCACCGCGTCAACCCGTGGGGCGGTGCGATCGCCCTGGGCCACCCTCTGGCGTCGTCCGGGGTGCGCCTGATGATGCAACTGTCCCGTCAGTTCGAGGAGCGCCCCGACGTTCGCTACGGGATCACCACGATGTGCGTCGGGCTGGGCATGGGTGGAACCGTGCTGTGGGAGAACACCGCGTGGCAGGGGGAAGCGAAGTGA
- a CDS encoding 3-hydroxyacyl-CoA dehydrogenase NAD-binding domain-containing protein, translated as MTTSLDTARSLFADEVVTHALARDVELPGGAGTAVLVTLDNGHDHRKPNTFGPAGLTELGEVLDTALARDDIVAIAVTGKPFIFAVGADLNGVPRIQDSQQARAIATLGHDVFRKLGEARVPSFAFVNGAAMGGGLELALHCTYRTVSSGAPAIALPETFLGLVPGWGGSYLLPHLIGAERALTLIIDNPLAQNRTIKGPKAFDLGIADAMFDPADFLEESLGWAARVVTGAERVERPAVDTGAAWDGAVDQARFTVAGKLHGAAPAPARAVELVAAAKDRDREAGFAAEDDALAELLVSDELRAGVYSFDLVQKRARRPAGAPDKSLARPVTKVGVVGAGLMASQLALLFLRRLEVPVVLTDLDQDRIDAGVAYVHAEVDKLLAKGRIGSDRAQRLKNLVTGSLTKDVFADADFVIEAVFEEMSIKKRVFAEVEAVAPADAVLATNTSSLSVSEMAADLARPERVVGFHFFNPVSLMPLVEVVRAEHTDDATLATAFSVAKSLKKTAVGVKDAPAFVVNRLLTLFMGEVLRSIEDGTEPETADRSVAPLGLPMSPLLLLQLVGPAVALHVAETLHGAFPERFGVSRQLRAIVDSGATQVFAPDFSIDPAVRALLTGGDSPRSEDDIRVGALEALAREIRVMLDEGVVAEAADIDLCLITGAGWPFHLGGVTPYLDRSGIAEKVNGVRFHPDGPKAL; from the coding sequence GTGACGACGAGTCTGGACACCGCCCGATCGCTTTTCGCCGACGAGGTGGTGACGCACGCCCTGGCCCGCGACGTCGAGCTGCCCGGGGGCGCGGGAACCGCGGTCCTGGTCACCTTGGACAACGGGCACGACCACCGCAAACCCAACACCTTCGGGCCCGCCGGGCTCACCGAGCTCGGAGAGGTGCTGGACACGGCGCTGGCCCGCGACGACATCGTCGCGATCGCGGTCACCGGCAAGCCGTTCATCTTCGCGGTCGGCGCCGACCTCAACGGAGTGCCCCGCATCCAGGACAGCCAGCAGGCGCGGGCCATCGCCACGCTGGGACACGACGTGTTCCGCAAGCTCGGCGAGGCCCGGGTTCCCAGCTTCGCGTTCGTCAACGGTGCCGCCATGGGTGGCGGGCTGGAGTTGGCGCTGCACTGCACCTACCGGACGGTGTCCTCGGGCGCCCCCGCCATCGCGCTCCCGGAGACGTTCCTGGGCCTGGTTCCCGGGTGGGGAGGGTCCTATCTCCTTCCGCACCTGATCGGCGCCGAGCGGGCCCTCACCCTCATCATCGACAACCCCCTCGCGCAGAATCGCACCATCAAGGGTCCCAAAGCCTTCGACCTGGGCATCGCCGACGCGATGTTCGACCCCGCCGACTTCCTCGAGGAGTCGCTGGGATGGGCGGCGCGTGTGGTCACCGGCGCGGAACGGGTAGAGCGCCCCGCGGTCGACACCGGCGCGGCGTGGGACGGCGCCGTTGACCAGGCCCGGTTCACCGTCGCCGGAAAGCTCCACGGGGCCGCGCCGGCTCCGGCGCGCGCGGTGGAGCTCGTGGCGGCGGCCAAGGACCGGGATCGCGAGGCCGGATTCGCCGCGGAGGACGACGCCTTGGCCGAGCTCCTGGTCAGCGACGAACTCCGCGCGGGGGTCTACTCCTTCGACCTGGTCCAGAAGCGGGCCCGTCGTCCCGCGGGCGCTCCGGACAAGTCCCTGGCGCGCCCCGTGACCAAGGTGGGCGTGGTGGGCGCCGGACTGATGGCGAGCCAACTGGCGTTGCTGTTCCTGCGGCGCCTGGAGGTCCCGGTCGTGCTCACCGACCTGGACCAGGACCGAATCGACGCGGGTGTGGCGTACGTCCACGCCGAGGTGGACAAGCTCCTCGCCAAGGGCCGGATCGGTTCGGACCGCGCACAGCGCCTGAAGAACCTGGTGACCGGATCGCTGACCAAGGACGTCTTCGCCGACGCCGACTTCGTCATCGAGGCGGTCTTCGAGGAGATGTCCATCAAGAAGCGGGTGTTCGCGGAGGTCGAGGCCGTCGCCCCCGCCGACGCGGTACTGGCGACCAACACCTCCTCCTTGTCCGTCTCGGAGATGGCGGCGGATCTGGCGCGTCCCGAGCGAGTGGTCGGCTTCCACTTCTTCAACCCGGTGTCGTTGATGCCCCTGGTCGAGGTCGTGCGCGCCGAGCACACCGACGACGCGACGTTGGCGACGGCCTTCTCCGTCGCCAAGTCGCTGAAGAAGACGGCGGTCGGGGTCAAGGACGCCCCCGCGTTCGTGGTGAACCGGCTCCTCACGCTGTTCATGGGTGAGGTCCTGCGGTCGATCGAGGACGGCACCGAACCGGAGACGGCCGATCGTTCGGTCGCACCGCTCGGACTACCGATGTCGCCCCTCCTTCTGTTGCAGCTCGTCGGCCCGGCTGTGGCTCTGCACGTGGCGGAGACCCTGCACGGCGCGTTCCCGGAGCGGTTCGGGGTGTCGCGCCAGCTCCGGGCCATCGTGGACTCCGGCGCGACACAGGTCTTCGCCCCGGACTTCTCCATTGACCCGGCGGTGCGCGCGCTGCTCACGGGCGGCGACAGTCCGCGTTCCGAGGACGACATCCGCGTCGGGGCCCTGGAGGCCCTGGCCCGGGAGATCCGCGTCATGTTGGACGAGGGCGTGGTCGCCGAGGCCGCTGACATCGATCTGTGCTTGATCACCGGCGCCGGTTGGCCGTTCCATCTCGGCGGTGTCACCCCCTACCTGGATCGGTCGGGGATCGCGGAGAAGGTCAACGGGGTCCGGTTCCACCCTGACGGGCCGAAGGCGCTGTGA
- a CDS encoding MMPL family transporter — translation MFTHLGRFTHRRRWWVIAGSAVFAVLAAVWGTGLFTQVSDGGFVDPDAESTRADELITDELDTATPDVVVIYRDAGGTPRDGDVIAEDGAFAEAVTDQLDALPSAPVEDVTHFWDMDPEDLTRYALISDDGRATYAAITLRGSGEEERTESYAELVGHLEDQRDALADADVTVRIGGAAAMMSEMSEQAERDVIVAELVSLPLLLLFLVIIFGGLVAASMPLLLAVLAILGSLTALHALALVTDISVFAVNVATILGLGLAIDYGLFIVSRFREELARRGSVEEALPVTVATAGRTVAFSGVAVLIAFCGLLFFPQAIMRSIGLGGIAVVLFDMVAALVVLPAILAVVGHRVNALRIPGLRRRRARESETGGWHRLARTVMRRPFVSLILVAVVLATFGAPLLGLKPGITDQRYLPPDDDTRVVAEMMDEDFPGGTGTIDVVVTGDVSDDALEDYAERLDSLEAAAQVDLRSPANGDVAHLVVSFTGEIDDDETTALVTEVRETTPPEGADEVLAGGMAAASVDNLDAILEALPWTILVVVSATLVFLFMAFGSVILPVKAVLMGVLSLAASLGVVVWGFQEGALATLLGFDAVGTTDPTYLVIIVVAAFGLAMDYELFLLSRVREEYLATGDNTQSVAVGLQRTGHIITSAALLLVIVLVSMGTSAIVFLKIMGIGLAAAIVIDATLVRAILVPAAMRLMGRANWWLPGWLRWLHDRIGVTETEEATPAGPNSRATGEDARSRTTELVGGPPGDA, via the coding sequence ATGTTCACACACCTGGGACGGTTCACTCATCGACGGCGCTGGTGGGTGATCGCCGGGAGCGCCGTCTTCGCGGTCCTGGCCGCGGTCTGGGGGACCGGACTGTTCACACAGGTCAGTGACGGCGGCTTCGTGGACCCCGACGCCGAGTCGACCCGTGCGGACGAGCTCATCACCGACGAGCTCGACACCGCCACCCCCGACGTCGTCGTGATCTACCGCGACGCCGGAGGAACACCGCGCGACGGTGACGTCATCGCCGAGGACGGAGCCTTCGCCGAGGCCGTCACCGACCAGTTGGACGCGCTGCCCAGCGCCCCGGTGGAGGACGTCACCCACTTCTGGGACATGGACCCCGAGGACCTCACGCGATATGCCCTGATCTCAGACGACGGCCGGGCGACCTATGCGGCGATCACATTGCGCGGCAGTGGGGAGGAGGAGCGGACCGAGTCCTACGCCGAACTGGTCGGACACCTGGAGGACCAGCGCGACGCCCTGGCGGACGCTGACGTCACCGTGCGTATCGGTGGCGCCGCCGCCATGATGAGCGAGATGTCGGAGCAGGCCGAACGGGACGTCATCGTCGCCGAGCTGGTGTCCCTTCCCCTGCTGCTGCTCTTCCTGGTGATCATCTTCGGTGGGCTCGTCGCCGCGTCCATGCCGTTGCTGTTGGCGGTCCTCGCCATCCTGGGGTCCCTCACCGCGCTGCACGCGCTCGCGCTCGTCACCGACATCTCGGTGTTCGCGGTGAACGTGGCGACCATCCTCGGGCTCGGACTCGCCATCGACTACGGGCTGTTCATCGTCAGCCGGTTCCGGGAGGAACTGGCGCGCCGGGGGTCGGTGGAGGAAGCGCTCCCGGTCACCGTGGCCACGGCGGGCCGGACGGTGGCGTTCTCCGGCGTGGCCGTGTTGATCGCCTTCTGTGGCCTCCTGTTCTTCCCCCAGGCCATCATGCGCTCCATCGGCCTGGGCGGTATCGCCGTGGTGCTGTTCGACATGGTGGCCGCGCTCGTCGTGTTGCCGGCGATCCTCGCCGTCGTCGGACACCGCGTCAACGCGCTGCGTATCCCCGGACTCAGGCGTCGCCGGGCGCGGGAGTCCGAAACCGGTGGCTGGCACCGACTCGCCCGGACCGTGATGCGACGGCCCTTCGTGTCGCTCATCCTCGTCGCGGTGGTTCTCGCCACGTTCGGCGCGCCACTGCTCGGCCTGAAACCCGGTATCACCGACCAGCGCTACCTCCCGCCGGACGACGACACCCGCGTCGTCGCCGAGATGATGGACGAGGACTTCCCCGGGGGGACCGGAACGATCGACGTCGTCGTGACGGGGGACGTCAGCGATGACGCGCTCGAGGACTACGCCGAACGCCTGGACTCACTGGAGGCGGCGGCGCAGGTGGACCTGCGGAGTCCGGCGAACGGGGACGTCGCACACCTCGTTGTGTCCTTCACCGGCGAGATCGACGACGACGAGACCACGGCGTTGGTCACCGAGGTCCGGGAGACCACACCCCCCGAGGGCGCCGACGAGGTCCTCGCCGGCGGCATGGCCGCCGCCAGCGTGGACAACCTCGACGCGATCCTGGAAGCCTTGCCCTGGACGATCCTCGTCGTGGTGTCCGCGACGCTCGTGTTCCTCTTCATGGCGTTCGGGTCCGTCATCCTGCCCGTCAAGGCCGTCCTGATGGGGGTCCTCTCCCTGGCGGCGTCGCTCGGCGTCGTGGTCTGGGGGTTCCAGGAGGGGGCCCTGGCCACGCTGCTCGGATTCGACGCCGTGGGCACGACCGACCCCACATACCTCGTGATCATCGTCGTCGCGGCGTTCGGCCTCGCCATGGACTACGAGCTCTTCCTCCTGAGTCGGGTACGGGAGGAGTACCTCGCCACCGGCGACAACACCCAGTCCGTCGCCGTGGGATTGCAACGCACCGGCCACATCATCACCAGCGCCGCGCTCCTGCTCGTCATCGTGCTGGTGTCCATGGGGACCTCCGCCATCGTCTTCCTCAAGATCATGGGGATCGGACTCGCGGCGGCCATCGTCATCGACGCCACGCTCGTTCGAGCGATTCTCGTTCCGGCCGCCATGCGACTGATGGGCCGCGCCAACTGGTGGCTCCCCGGTTGGCTGAGATGGCTGCACGACCGAATCGGTGTGACGGAGACAGAGGAGGCCACACCCGCCGGGCCGAACTCCCGGGCGACGGGGGAGGACGCGCGGTCCCGTACAACGGAACTCGTCGGTGGGCCGCCCGGCGACGCCTAA
- a CDS encoding Bug family tripartite tricarboxylate transporter substrate binding protein, producing the protein MPREGRFPRIGAAAGATVLLVSLASCADAGDAADENGDAEFPNGTVTIVVGSGPGSGFDFMARGLSPRLQELWGEDVIVENVPGANQTTAYQEVADADPDGHTILIGIHNTFAISDLQGTLDTPYLDMEWFGTVSTYPWTFFANRDGDIQTFDDLLAEDPIRFGDGGFESPVTPVALSLFDALDEEFIYTPGYDPGETQNAVLSGEQNFVGREAAQFQRYGQEDEFIPIFVASEDGHPQEDEGATLADIEEQYNVEIPERPMFDLDMGMATTPGTPEETVDFLADSIVTLIEEDEEFQEWMADNLFEEGLTVDNIGREADRARAEALVEDFEDFGVDDLEDRLS; encoded by the coding sequence ATGCCACGCGAAGGCCGCTTTCCCCGGATAGGCGCCGCAGCCGGTGCGACGGTCCTGCTCGTCTCTCTGGCCTCGTGCGCCGACGCCGGGGACGCCGCCGACGAGAACGGCGACGCGGAGTTCCCCAACGGCACGGTCACCATCGTGGTGGGCTCGGGCCCTGGGTCGGGCTTCGACTTCATGGCGCGGGGACTCAGCCCCCGCCTCCAGGAACTCTGGGGCGAGGACGTCATCGTGGAAAACGTTCCCGGAGCCAACCAGACCACCGCCTACCAGGAGGTGGCCGACGCCGACCCGGACGGTCACACCATCCTGATCGGGATTCACAACACCTTCGCCATTTCCGACCTGCAGGGCACGCTGGACACGCCCTACCTGGACATGGAGTGGTTCGGCACGGTGTCCACCTATCCGTGGACCTTCTTCGCCAACCGCGACGGCGATATCCAGACCTTCGACGACCTGCTCGCCGAGGACCCGATCCGGTTCGGTGACGGTGGGTTCGAGAGCCCCGTGACGCCCGTGGCGCTCTCCCTGTTCGACGCGCTGGACGAGGAGTTCATCTACACCCCCGGCTACGACCCAGGGGAGACGCAGAACGCGGTCCTCAGCGGGGAGCAGAACTTCGTGGGCCGTGAGGCCGCGCAGTTCCAGCGCTACGGCCAGGAGGACGAGTTCATCCCGATCTTCGTCGCGTCCGAGGACGGCCACCCGCAGGAGGACGAGGGCGCCACGCTCGCCGACATCGAGGAGCAGTACAACGTCGAGATCCCCGAGCGGCCGATGTTCGACCTCGACATGGGCATGGCCACCACCCCGGGGACCCCTGAGGAGACCGTCGACTTCCTGGCCGACTCGATCGTGACTCTCATCGAGGAGGACGAGGAGTTCCAGGAGTGGATGGCCGACAACCTCTTCGAGGAGGGCCTGACCGTTGACAACATCGGACGTGAGGCCGACCGCGCCCGCGCCGAGGCCCTCGTCGAGGACTTCGAGGACTTCGGTGTCGACGACCTCGAGGACCGCCTGAGCTAG
- a CDS encoding SDR family NAD(P)-dependent oxidoreductase has protein sequence MPLSDRVAVVTGAAQGLGQEFAAALAGAGARVAGFDVADQSETASRIGDAFVPFSVDVTDAEARRRAVDGVVETMGGLHILVNNAGIYPPIPFEETTSEDLRRILSLNVEAPFHLTQAALPAMRAGGWGRVVNLASGAVFVGPPDIVAYTASKSAVVGLTRSLATLLGGDNITVNTIAPGLVRTATAERSTGADGGFERIRGLQRVPRTPEAADLVSSLLYVCDPGSGFLTGQTLNVDGGAAFL, from the coding sequence ATGCCACTGAGTGACCGTGTCGCCGTGGTCACCGGGGCGGCGCAGGGCCTGGGCCAGGAGTTCGCCGCGGCGTTGGCCGGCGCCGGCGCCCGCGTCGCCGGGTTCGACGTCGCCGACCAGTCCGAGACCGCCAGCAGGATCGGGGACGCGTTCGTCCCGTTCTCCGTCGACGTGACCGACGCCGAGGCCCGGCGGCGGGCCGTCGACGGGGTCGTCGAGACGATGGGTGGGCTGCACATCCTCGTCAACAACGCTGGGATCTACCCGCCGATCCCGTTCGAGGAGACCACCTCGGAGGACCTGCGGCGCATCCTCTCCCTGAACGTGGAGGCGCCCTTCCACCTCACGCAGGCGGCGCTGCCCGCGATGCGGGCCGGCGGTTGGGGTCGCGTCGTGAACCTCGCGTCGGGAGCCGTGTTCGTCGGTCCTCCCGACATCGTCGCCTACACCGCCTCCAAGTCCGCCGTAGTGGGACTGACCCGCTCCTTGGCCACGCTGCTCGGGGGCGACAACATCACCGTGAACACCATCGCGCCCGGGCTCGTACGTACCGCCACCGCGGAACGCTCCACCGGAGCCGACGGCGGATTCGAGCGGATCCGTGGCCTACAGCGGGTTCCCCGGACCCCGGAGGCGGCGGACCTGGTGTCCTCACTGCTCTACGTCTGCGACCCAGGGAGCGGGTTCCTCACCGGCCAGACGCTGAACGTGGACGGCGGAGCCGCCTTCCTGTGA
- a CDS encoding DUF1918 domain-containing protein has product MRARQGDRLLVHGPSVGHPDRSGTIVDVRGTDGDPPFLVRFDDGVEELVFPGPDAVVQPRTAPDDDH; this is encoded by the coding sequence ATGCGTGCGCGTCAAGGCGACCGGCTGTTGGTACACGGACCGTCGGTGGGGCACCCGGACCGGTCGGGAACGATCGTCGACGTCCGGGGAACGGACGGCGACCCACCGTTCCTGGTGCGGTTCGACGACGGCGTGGAGGAGCTGGTCTTTCCCGGACCGGACGCGGTGGTCCAGCCACGCACCGCACCCGATGACGACCACTGA